One window from the genome of Bacteroidota bacterium encodes:
- a CDS encoding DUF2188 domain-containing protein yields the protein MAQTVYHVVPSGDEWAVKKQGAEQASRVAATQKEAINHAEIFARRQAPSRIVIHREDGAISEQRSFDLTARQESPWTEILTTPPVLTGLALALGVGGLVWFFRRD from the coding sequence ATGGCACAGACCGTCTACCACGTCGTCCCGAGCGGCGACGAATGGGCCGTCAAGAAGCAGGGCGCGGAGCAGGCGTCGCGCGTCGCCGCCACCCAGAAGGAGGCCATCAACCACGCCGAAATCTTCGCCCGCCGCCAGGCCCCGAGCCGCATCGTGATCCACCGCGAAGACGGCGCGATCTCCGAGCAGCGCTCGTTCGACCTGACCGCGCGGCAGGAGAGCCCGTGGACCGAGATTCTGACCACGCCCCCGGTGCTGACGGGCCTCGCGCTCGCGCTCGGCGTCGGCGGCCTCGTGTGGTTCTTCCGCCGCGACTGA